In Vigna angularis cultivar LongXiaoDou No.4 chromosome 8, ASM1680809v1, whole genome shotgun sequence, one DNA window encodes the following:
- the LOC108346136 gene encoding protein SET DOMAIN GROUP 41: MEMKSSEEIEIGRDVTPTLTPLSFSLHNSNLTTHCSACFSPLSSPFPSIPTPFYYCSPSCSAALSPLHHSSAEIHLPPSAHSSHLRAALRLLCSHRPSSSLRLAGLLSNRPILTSPQTPSLSHHDDHVSEEIKLGAAAMAEAISEQRAVPNDDVVLEEATIALCAVLTNAVEVHDNEGRALGIAVFDPTFSWINHSCSPNACYRFVLSSPPSSSLSDEPELLRIAPHPKMGSGGVCVSSNEFAKEVLGYGPRLVVRSIKKIKKGEEVTVAYTDILQPKATRQWELWSKYRFVCCCKRCRALPFSYVDHALQEISAFSYDSMDSYSKFLKDMADSKLSECIDDVISEYLSVGDPESCRDKLEKILMQGLNEQLEDVKGKSDSKFMLHPLNHHSLKAYTTLASAYKVCASDLLSVDSEIDTNQLKAFDMSRTSAAYSLLLAGATHHLFNSESSLIVSVANFWIGAGESLLFLSRSSGWGTCDNLGLIVPNHTSAIKLKWSKCSLVDRIRTCVANGQINSADFENVSNEFICCVSDITQKVWGFLISDCPFLRSCKDPINFSRLMSTKSSNRMDFEVCVDKSYKTEISYTHEPENSIYICEEPTSTDDVVACLLQLGLHCLAYGGLLGSICYGSQSHVVCHVQNVLDREKNIVLYSREES; this comes from the exons atgGAGATGAAAAGCAGTGAAGAGATTGAGATTGGAAGAGACGTAACTCCAACTCTCActcctctctctttctctctccacaaTTCCAATCTCACCACTCACTGCTCCGCCTGTTTCTCTCCTCTTTCCAGCCCTTTTCCATCTATTCCCACTCCCTTCTACTACTGTTCCCCTTCCTGCTCCGCCGCCCTTTCCCCTCTCCACCACTCCTCCGCCGAGATCCACCTCCCTCCCTCCGCCCATTCCTCCCACCTCCGCGCCGCCCTACGCCTCCTCTGCTCCCACCGCCCCTCCTCCTCCCTCCGCCTCGCCGGCCTCCTCTCCAATCGCCCCATCCTCACTTCTCCTCAAACCCCTTCCCTCTCCCATCACGACGACCATGTGTCGGAGGAAATCAAGCTCGGCGCCGCCGCCATGGCCGAAGCCATCTCCGAGCAGCGCGCCGTTCCGAACGACGACGTGGTTTTGGAGGAGGCTACGATTGCGTTATGCGCGGTGCTGACGAACGCCGTAGAGGTGCACGACAACGAAGGGCGCGCCCTCGGAATCGCTGTTTTTGATCCCACCTTCTCTTGGATCAACCACAGCTGTTCCCCCAACGCATGCTACCGTTTCGTCCTCTCTTCTCctccttcctcttctctttccgATGAACCTGAACTTCTTCGCATTGCTCCGCATCCAAAA ATGGGTAGTGGTGGGGTTTGTGTTAGCAGTAATGAATTTGCCAAAG AGGTGCTGGGTTATGGCCCTAGATTGGTTGTGAGGAGTATCAAGAAAATCAAAAAGGGAGAAGAGGTCACTGTAGCCTATACGGATATCTTACAGCCCAAG GCAACGAGACAGTGGGAGCTATGGTCAAAGTATAGGTTTGTTTGTTGTTGCAAACGATGTAGAGCTCTTCCTTTTTCATACGTGGATCATGCATTGCAA gaaaTTTCAGCTTTCAGTTATGATTCAATGGATTCATATTCCAAGTTCCTCAAAGACATGGCTGATAGCAAATTGAGTGAGTGCATTGATGATGTCATATCAGAGTATCTTTCGGTTGGTGATCCTGAGTCTTGTCGTGACAAACTTGAGAAGATACTCATGCAAGGTTTAAATGAGCAGCTAGAAGACGTTAAAGGAAAATCAGATTCTAAGTTCATGCTGCATCCCCTCAACCACCATTCTTTAAAAGCGTACACAACACTGGCTTCAGCGTATAAAGTTTGTGCCAGTGATTTATTGTCTGTAGATTCTGAAATAGATACAAATCAGTTAAAGGCTTTTGACATGAGCAGGACCAGTGCTGCATATTCGCTGTTACTTGCTGGTGCAACTCATCATCTCTTCAATTCTGAATCCTCACTGATTGTTTCTGTTGCAAATTTTTGGATAGGAGCTGGTGAATCCTTGTTATTCCTAAGCAGAAGTTCTGGATGGGGTACGTGTGATAATTTGGGTCTGATTGTTCCAAACCATACTTCAGCCATTAAATTGAAATGGTCGAAGTGTTCATTAGTTGATAGGATTAGAACCTGTGTAGCAAATGGTCAAATTAACAGTGCAGATTTTGAGAATGTATctaatgaatttatttgttgtgtCTCTGATATTACACAGAAAGTATGGGGTTTTCTTATCTCTGATTGCCCTTTTTTGAGATCCTGTAAAGATCCTATTAATTTCAGTAGGCTAATGTCTACCAAAAGCTCCAATAGAATGGATTTTGAGGTTTGCGTTGACAAAAGTTACAAAACTGAGATCAGTTACACCCACGAACCTGAAAACAGCATCTATATTTGTGAAGAACCAACCTCCACTGATGATGTAGTAGCATGCCTTTTACAGCTTGGTTTACACTGCTTAGCTTATGGGGGATTGTTGGGCAGTATTTGTTATGGTTCCCAGTCTCATGTGGTTTGTCATGTTCAAAACGTTCTAGACCGTGAAAagaatattgttttatattctcGAGAAGAATCTTGA